DNA from Desulfuromonas sp. AOP6:
ATCGATTTTTGTGCATCCCCTTTTCTTTAACAAGGTAGCCTGAACATTTCCCCTCAGTCAATACCGGAGCTATCCGACAGACTTTTCTTTAAAAAAGACGCTGAACGACAATAAAGCCCCCTATGAGAAGCACAACAAATACAATCGTCAGCAGATTGAAATACTTCTCGACAAAACCTCTTACCACGGGGCCAAAACGGAAAATAAGCCAGGCAACGAGAAAAAACCGCAAGCTTCGTCCAACAGCTGAAGCAAAGATAAATACTGGTAAGTTGATCTCAAATACACCGGCCCCGATAGTGAAAACCTTATAGGGTATGGGCGTGAAGCCGGCAGCAAAGATAGCCCAGAAATCATAAGTAGAAAAAATATTCTGGACTTGATGGAATACCTCCGCTGTAAATCCCGGGACGTAGGCATAAAAATATCCGGAAGCCACGTCCCACAGGGTCATACCGATGAGGTACCCAACTATACCACCAAGGACAGAACCAAGAGAACAGATCAAGGCAAAGCGAAAGGACCTCGCTGGGACGGAAATGCAGAGGGCCAGCAGAAGGACATCAGGCGGGATGGGGAAAAAGGAGGATTCTGAAAAAGCCAACAGAAAAAGAGCAGGCACCCCATAAGGTGTCGAAGCCCAATGAAGCACCCAATCGTAAAGTCTTCTTACCAGATGCACTTCAGATATCCCTTTCCGACCATCCGTACCGTCCAACAAGAGGTACGAAACGACAATCCAGAATATTTTCTTCGCAGAACTGGTTTCCGTTACGGATAATTCTTTTGAGAATCTGACTATCCTTCTCACCGACCGGAATGACCAAGCGGCCATTACTGGTCAATTGATCAAGATATTTTTCAGGAACGGAGGGTGAAGCCGCCGTGACAATAATCGCGTCAAAAGGAGCCTGCTCCTCCCACCCGAAGGTTCCGTCCGTGACTTTGATATGGACATTGTTGCATCCCGTACTGTCCAGAACCTTTCTTGCCTTGCGGGCCAGGGATGGGTGTCTTTCAACGGAGTAGACACGAGAAGCGATGCGAGAGAGTACCGCGGCCTGATATCCGGAGCCCGTCCCTATTTCCAAGACCCGCTCGCCACCCCTGAGCAGCAAGCACTCAGTCATTCTGCCAACAATATAGGGCTGAGAGATCGTTTGCTTTTCGCCTATTGGCAGGGAAAAATCACTATAGGCCTGACTCTGAAAAGCTTCTTCGACAAATAAGTGCCGTGGGACCGCAAGCATGGCGTCCAGAACAAGGGGATCGCTGACACCTTTACCCTTGACAAGTTGCTCAACCATGCGGCGCCGGGCTATGGAAAAATCCATCATGAAGATCTCTTGGAAATCAGCTTTAGGAAAACTTCAGGCGAGTCTTGTGAAAACGTCCAGGTTCCAGCGAGAAAGGCCTGCAAAAGAGGTGTAATTGGTCAAGTCAAGATGTAGTGGCGTTATGGAAACATATCCTTCATTGACAGCATGGAAGTCGGTACCTTCAATGTTTTCAAACCCGAGTTCGCCGCCGCCAATCCAGTAATATTTACGTCCCCTCGGGTCGAGATTTTCTACGACAACATCACCATATCGGCGCTTTCCCTGTCGTGTCATCTGGGCACCAAGAGGCAGCCCCTTGGGCACGTTGACGTTCAGGAAAGTATCTGGGGGTAACCCGTAATCAAGGATTTTATGAGCCAATTCGAACGCGGCTTGTCCAGCAAAGTAAAAGTCGTCATAGAGAAAGGAGTCGGATGATAAAGATACCGCCATGGCAGGAACGCCCATCATGGTAGCTTCCATGGCAGCGGAAACGGTTCCTGAGTAGGTGATATCATCTCCCATGTTGCTGCCCTTGTTTATGCCAGAAACAACAAGAGAGGGCCTCTCGGAGAGAAGTCCATGGATGCCTAGGTTCACACAGTCTGTAGGCGTTCCATCCACGGCAATAACGTCGGTCCGAATTTCGTCGGCACGAAGTGGGGAATGAAGGGTGAGAGAGTGTCCGGCAGCACTGCGTTCCCGATCAGGAGCTACCACGACAACCCGGCCCAGGTTGCCAAGCGCATCAACCAGCGCGCTTAACCCAGGAGAATGGACTCCATCATCATTGGTAATCAGGATAAGCAAGGGGCCTCAAAGGAGTACCAAAAGAAACGACCGGGGAAGACCCGGTCATTCTTCAGGGGTTGATGATCATGGAGTCTCTGAGTTTGGACAGATCGCCCCGCAACTCTTTCAAAAATGATCGTGCGTCAAAAGACCCAGCATCGTCTGATTGCTCAGAAAATGAAAAACCACCTTCTTCATGCAGTCGGGCCTTGGCACCCGCTATTGTGTAACCCTGTTGATAAAGCAATTCTTTAAGTTTCAGGATCAGAGCAATATCTTTCTGCTGATAGATTCGCTGGTTTTTACGGGTTTTGGCCGGACGAAAACAGGAAAACTCAGACTCCCAATACCTGAGAACATGAGGTTTGACACCGGTCATGTTGGCTACTTCGCCAATCTTGAAGTAGATTTTCTCAGGGTGTATTTTCATTCTCTGCCCGATCCATTACCTGCCGCCGAGATCATTCACCATTAATAGCAGCCTTCAGGACTTGACTCGGCTTAAAGGTGAGTATCCTTCTAGAGGTAATTTCAATTTCCTCACCTGTTTGAGGATTGCGACCCCGACGAGTTGCCTTTTGCTTGACGACAAAATTGCCAAAACCAGCAATCTTGATCTTGTCGCCTTCCTCAAGGGTCGATTTCAATATGTCGAAAACCATTTCGACAATATCAGCGGATTCCTTCTTGGAGAAACCGGTTTTCAAGTAAACATTTTCGACAAGGTCCGCCTTAGTCATGGCACCTCCACGTAAAAATAGTACAGGTATTTGAATTCACGGGTTTTTTTATACCACAGGAATTTGAGGTGATCAACCGATTTTTTTAACGAATTTCGGCGCCTAGTCTTTTCTCCAAGGCTTTGATTATTTTTCCGTGAAGTGAAGCAATTTCTTCGTCGGTCAATGTTTTATCCATAGAACGATAGCGCACACGTATGGCTATACTTTTCTTGCCTTCGGGAACTCCCTTGCCTCGGTACACATCGAAAAGCACAATTCCCACGACTTCCGGGCTCTTTGCCTTGTTGGCAACCACGAGAACCTCTTGAGCCGACGTGGATTCATCGACCAAGAAAGCACTGTCCCGATAGACCTCAGGAAAGCGGGATAGGGGCTGAAATTTAACGGCCCCCCTTGAAGCGGACTGAAGCAAGCTCACGTCCATATCCAGGAGATATACAGGCGTATCAATTTCAAATTTTTCGAGGACTTGGGGATGGACTTCTCCCAAGACGCCGAGCTGTTTCCCCTGGTAAAAGAGCGCGCAGGACTTCCCAGGGTGAAGATAGGGTTCAACTACTTTGTCAACTTCCCAAGACACCCCATTAACCTGAAAACAGTTCAACAACCCTTCGGCAACACCCTTTAAATCGTAAAAATCAACGGGGTTATTGCTCTGGGCCCAACCTTCAGGTTCTCGGCGGCCACAAAGAATGGCACATAGGCGCAAATTTTCACGGGGCAGTTCATCTGCGGAATTGACCATGAACACAGGGCGCAGTTCGAAAAGACGAAGGTCCCTGGAACGGTAGGCAAGATTGCGCGCGACGGTCTGCAGAATACTCGGGACGAGGGTGGTCCGCATGACCGACTGTTCTTCAGTCAGAGGATTCAGAATTTTGACATTTTGCCGCCGGGGATCTTCCCCAGGAAGACCAATGGCATCCCATGCGGACGGGGAAACGAAAGAATAATTAATGATCTCACAAAAACCGGCACCGACAAGAAAATCCTTGGCATGACCGGACATATGAATCGATGCTGGCGGAGCATGGCAAACAGAACGGCCAACGGGCATGGTAACGGGAATTTTGTCGTATCCGTTTAAACGGGCCACTTCTTCAATGAGGTCGATTTCCCTTTCGAGGTCATGTCGGAATGAGGGAATGGCCACATTCAGCATATTCGTGCCTTGAGCATTCACTCTTTCCACAGCTAGACCGATAGAGCGCAAAAGGCGCTCTATGTCATCAAGGCGCAGGGAAAGCCCCAGGACCTCATTGGTCCGATGCACACTCACGGTTACTTTTCTTTCTGGCAGGCGATTGGGATAGATGTCAAGCATGCCCGTGGCGATTTTACCGCCGGCAAGTTCCTGAATCAGCGCTGCCGCTCGGTTTAACGCTAAGGGGACCATGTTGATGTCAGCCCCTCGCTCAAATCGATGACTCGACTCAGAGTGTATCCCCAAACGTTTGCTGGTGCGCCGGATTGCCTGGGGGCTGAAGTAGGCGCTTTCCAGCAGTATATCGGCGGTCTCCGCCTGGATCTCAGAGTTTTCACCCCCCATGATGCCAGCTAGAGCGACGGGTCCCTCGGCATCACAGATGACGAGGTCGCTGGAATTAAGTTCACGCTCCTGCCCATCGAGAGTGTTGAACTTCTCCCCTTCCCCGGCCCTTTTAATAATAATTTTCTTTCCCCGCAACAGGCTGAAGTCAAAGGCATGCAAAGGGTGCCCAAGTTCCATCATGACATAATTGGTTATATCGACAACGTTGTTGATCGATCTCATCCCCAACGACTCAAGACGTCGCACCATCCAATCTGGAGACGAATCGATTTTTACACCCTGAATCAAGCGGGCCGCATAACGGGGGCAAAGTTCCGGTTCTTCGATGGTAACAGAAGTCAGGTCACTGATAGCTTCATCGGAATCCGGAATATCCACAACCTTTGCCAGAACTGGTTTTCCCACCATAGCGCCAACTTCCCTGGAAACCCCCAACACACTAAGGCAGTCAGACCGATTTGGCGTAAGTCCGATTTCGAAACGAGCGTCTTTCAACTTCAGTGCGTCAAAAACCGGAACACCAAGGGGCAGGGTTTTCGGCAGGATCAAAATACCTGCAGACTCTCCGGCGATCCCAAGTTCACATTCAGAGCAAAGCATTCCCTGAGATTCAATACCCCGAATTTTAGACTTCTTAATCTGGAAGTCGCCAGGGAGGATCGATCCAACCTGAGCCAGGGCGACATGGTCGCCAGCCTTATGATTCGTGGCGCCGCATACAACCTGGACACATTCAGACCCCGTATCCACCTGACAAACCGTAAGGCGATCCGCTTGCGGATGGGGTTCAACCGAAACAAGCTTGGCAACGATGACACTGTCAAGGCCCTCGCCAATTTTCTCCAGAGAGTCAACTTCAAGACCCGCCAGCGTCAATCGATGAGAAAGGTCGTCGGCAGACATATTAAAATCAACGAATTCTTTTATCCAGCTTGAAGTTACAATCATTTCTTAAAGCCCTTTATCAGGAATTGGAGATATCAGAGCGTCACATACATCCACTCAGAATTGACGCAAAAAGCGTAAGTCATTTTCGAAAAAGAGGCGCAGGTCATTGACCCCATATTTCAACATGGCTATACGCTCCAAACCCATACCAAAAGCAAAACCACTGTAAATAGCAGGATCATAATTAACGGACTTGAAAACCTCAGGGTCAATCATGCCGCTACCGAGAATTTCAAGCCAACCACTATTTTTGCATACACGGCAACCCTTCCCGCCACAGATGACGCACTGGATATCCACTTCAGCGCTGGGTTCAGTAAAAGGGAAAAAAGAGGGGCGGAAACGAACTCCGATATTTTGTCCAAAATACTGATTGATGAAGGTCGTCAAGATACCCTTAAGGTCGCCAAAGGTAATATGACGATCAACAAGGAAACCTTCAATCTGATGGAACATAGGGCTATGCGTGATGTCTGAATCTCTCCGGTATACCGTACCGGGTGCAATAACCCGAACGGGAGGCTCATGCTTAAGCATGGTACGAATCTGCACTGGTGAAGTATGTGTACGAAGAACCACCTCCGGGGACACGTAAAACGTGTCCTGCATGTCGCGGGCAGGATGATCCTTAGGTATATTTAAGGCTTCAAAATTATAAAAATCCTTTTCGACCTCGGGACCTTCAGCAATCCCGAAACCCAGGGACAGGAATATTTCGGAGATTTCCTCTGTCACCAGACTGATGGGATGCTTGGAGCCACGGAAGTGCCCTCTCCCCGGCAAAGTTACATCGATTTGCTCTTTTTCAAGACGACGAGCAATTTCTAGTTCCTTGATTGCCACCAAGCGGGTGGTAAACAAATCTTCAAGGGTCATCTTGACGTGATTGGCGAGTGCCCCAATCACGGGCCGTTCCTCTGCAGAAAGTCGACCCATTTCTTTCATGATGGCTGTCAACTCTCCCTTTTTTCCGAGAAAACGCACTCGCGCATCCTGCAAAGAGACCTCGGACTGCGCAACCTCGACAGCCTCCCTGGCCCGCTCGAGCATATCATCAAAGTTCTGCTTCATCATTGCCCCACTTAGTGGATAAAAAGAAGAACGGAAGCCCTGGGGCTTCCGATAGTGAAAAATAAAAAAAAGAGATGAGGTAGGCCCTCATCTCTTTTTTCCATCTACTGCAAATGGGCCTTGGCTTTATCCACGACCGCGGTGAACCCGCCGGGGTCACTGATCGCGAGCTGTGCCAGAATTTTTCTGTCCAGTCCAATCTCGGCCTTTTTAAGCCCATGAACAAGACGACTGTAGGAAATCCCGTTTTCGCGGGAGGCCGCATTGATCCGGGCAATCCAAAGAGCTCGGAAATCACGTTTTTTTACCTTGCGATCACGAAAAGCGTAGTTCAGGGCGCGATCTACAGCTTCAGTTGCACTGCGAAACAGTTTACTACGCGCTCCACGGTACCCTTTGGCTAGCTTGAGTACCTTGTTACGTCTGCGTCTCGCTTTGAAACCTCTTTTTACTCTCGGCATATTCTACTCCTTCTAGTGGTGAAATGAGCGGTTTCCCGCTGCCGGATCTGAAGGGGGAGACAATTTCCCCTCAGTTCACGGTCTTGAGCCGATAATGACCTGTGCCTAGAGATAAGGGATGAGAGCCTTGATATTTTTCTCATCAGCCTTATGAACCAAAGTTCCCTGACGCAGGTCACGTTTACGCTTGGTGCTTTTTTTGGTCAAAATATGACTGGTAAAGGCCTTGTTGCGACGTACCCGTCCACTACCCGTTGTACGAAAGCGCTTTGCAGCGCCGCGATTAGTTTTGATTTTGGGCATTCCCTGTATCTCCTTCTATTTTTTATCGCGCAAGTTTCCTGCTATTTAGATGAATCCACACAAACACTAGGTCTTTATTGCTTCTTATGGGGTGATAACACCATGGTCATAAAACGTCCAGCCATGCGCGGCGACATTTCAATCACAGCTATATCCTTGACTTCCTCGGCAATACGATCCATCAAAGCTCTGCCGAATTCCGGATGAGTCACCTCGCGCCCCCTAAACATGACAGTCACTTTGACTTTATTCCCGTCATCGAGAAATCGCCGGGCATTCTTGGCCTTGAACTGGAAATCGTGGTCTTCTGTCTTGGGCCGCATTTTGACTTCTTTTGTTTCTACTTTTGCGGTTTTTTTCTTGGCTTCTGCCGCCCTTTTACTTGCTTGATATTTATATTTGCCATAATCCATGATCCGGCAAACGGGAGGTACGGCGTTGGGTGACACCTCAACCAGGTCAAGGCCACGTGCAGTGGCGGCGCCCAGGGCCTCCTCAAGGCTCAATATACCGAGCTGTTCGCCCTCATCGTCAACAACCCGGACTTCTCTTGCTCGAATGGCACGATTGATATTGGTCTCTTGCTTAGCTATGGTGTCACCTCCTAATGATATAACCTGCATTCATCCTGGATGAAGTGGATAAATGCATCAGGTTTCATGGCATTCAAATTATCACCGCTGCGATGACGAGGCGAAAGCGTTCCCTCTTCCAATTCCTTGTCACCAATGACCAGCATGTAAGGTATTTTTTCCATTTGAGCTTCGCGAATCTTGTAACCGAGTTTTTCATTGCGAAGGTCCGCATCAACACGAACACCGGCTTCCCGCAGTAATTGTGTCACTTCCCTTGCATAATCGGCCTGACGATCCGTCACATTGACGACACGGGCCTGAATGGGGGAAAGCCACAAAGGAAAATTGCCGGCATAGTGCTCAATCAGGACTCCGACAAACCGCTCGATCGCTCCGAGAATAACACGATGAACCATAACAGGGCGATGTTTTTCCCCATCCGTCCCGACGTAACTCAGATCAAAGCGTTCAGGCAGGGTAAAATCGCACTGGATTGTAGCACACTGCCATCTTCTGTCAAGAGCGTCCTTGAGCTTAATGTCAATCTTAGGGCCGTAAAATGCGCCGTCACCCTCATTGACTTCAAAAGGCAATCCCGAATCTTTAAGGGCGCTCATCAGGGCAGTGGTCGCCCGCTCCCAGTCCACATCGCTGCCAATAGACTTTTCAGGCCGCGTGGAAATCTCCATCTCATATTCAAAGCCGAAGATTTTCATGACGTCCTGGACAAAACGCAGAACGCCCTTGATTTCGCCATCTAACTGGTCGGGAGTACACAGGATGTGCGCATCATCCTGGGTGAAGCCTCGAACCCTGAGCAGACCATGCAACACACCCGATTTTTCATGGCGATGTACAGTGCCAAGTTCAAAAAAGCGCAACGGCAAATCTCGGTAAGAGCGCTTTTTGGATTTGTAGATGAGCATGTGGGCCAGACAGTTCATGGGTTTGATCCCATAACTCTGTTCGTCCACTTCTGTGAAGTACATGTTTTCCCGGTAATTTTCATAATGACCGGACGTTTTCCACAGGTCAGTGCGAAGAATCTGCGGCCCCATGACGATGTCATAGCCTCGCCGCAGATGCTCCTTGCGCTCAAAATCCTCAAGAATAGTCCGCAGCATGGCCCCCTTGGGATGCCAAATAACAAGTCCGGCGCCGGCCTCATCGTTAAAGCTGAAAAGATCAAGCTCACGACCTAGCTTGCGATGATCCCTCTTGCGGGCTTCTTCAAGTTTTTCTAGATAGGCCTTGAGCTGCTTCTTGTCCGGGAAGGCTGTCGCATAAATGCGCTGCAGCATGGCGTTTTTTTCATCACCACGCCAATAGGCACCGGCAAGACTGGTTAATTTGAAAGCTTTGATTCTGCCCGTTGACGGCAAGTGTGGTCCACGGCATAGGTCAACGAATTCTCCCTGACGATAAAGGGAAACGGTTTCGTTGGGAAGATCCTCAATCAATTTAACCTTGTATGACTCTCCCATCTGCTTGAACAGTTCGATGGCGCTATCGCGACTCATCTCCTGACGCAGAATAGGAAGATCGGCTTTGGCCAGTTCGGCCATGCGCGCTTCAATCTGCTCAAACTCCTCGGGAGTAAACTTGTGTGTATCACTGTAGAAATCGTAATAGAAGCCATTTTCAATGGATGGGCCGATGGTCACCTGTACCTCTTCACCAAAGAGATCCTTCACCGCATGGGCCATGAGGTGCGCCGCCGAATGACGATAGACGTCCAGGCCATCTGCAGAGTTGAGAGTAATCAATTCAAGTCGGCAATCACGAACAAGAGTTGACGTCACATCAACAGGGTGACCATCGATCTTTGCCGCGACGGACTGTCTGGCCAACCCCTCACTGATCGATCCGGCAACTTCTAGCACGGAAATTCCTTCGGCGACTTCCCGGATGCTCCCGTCAGGCAGTTCAACTCGAATCATTTCCATTCAACACCCCGCTAATGAAAAGAGGCATCCAAGGATGCCTCAATCGTTAAATCGTCCCAGAATGTATCTGGTAGGCACGGGCGGGATTGAACCGCCGACCCCTACCGTGTCAAGGTAGTGCTCTCCCACTGAGCTACGTGCCTACAACCCAAATGCCGGTACCTTTTATCAAACCGCACAAGGCAAGTCAAGCAATTTTATTACGCTCTAGGAGCATTATTTTAATCGAGACTTGCTTCAATGCGTATCAGGTGACTCTTTTCGCGGATCACCTCAAGGTTATCTATTTCCTTAAGGGCCTTTTTGATATTCACTTCCAGGGCATCGTGGGTCACCAGAACAACCGGAACAGACAATCCTTCCTGGCGATCGGGCTGAATCATGGATGCGATACTGATGTCATAAGTTCCGAGAATCCCGGCGATCTGCGCAAGAACTCCCGGCCTATCCATGACGGCAAACCGCAGATAGTAAGGCCCGACAATCTCGTCCATTGATTTTATCGGCAGATCACGAATATACGCGGGACAGTACCCCATTATAGGTGAGCGCTTATTGATTCCCTGCAAAATATTGCGGCCCAGAGACATAATGTCACCCACAACTGCGCTAGCGGTGGCATCCATTCCAGCGCCGGCGCCCTGCAGAGTCACAGGACCGACAAAATCACCGACAAGGCGAACAGCATTCAGCACGCCATCAACCTGAGCAAGAGGATAATCGGCAGGTATCATGGTGGGATGTACGCGGGCCTCGATTTGCCCTCCCTCCTCCTTGCCGATGGCAAGCAACTTGATTTTGTAGCCCATCTGTTTGGCAAATTCGATATCAACCAGAGAGAGCTGTGCAATGCCCTCTGTATATACCTTGGAAAAATCGACGCGAGTGCCGAAACACAAGGATATCAGCAGGGCCAACTTGTGGGCAGTATCGATCCCTTCCACGTCAAACGTAGGGTCCGCCTCAGCATACCCCTTTTCCTGTGCTTCTTTAAGCACAGAGCCAAAATCCTCTCCGTCTTCCGTCATGCGTGTCAGAATGTAGTTGCAAGTACCATTAAAAATGCCGAACACGCTATGGAAGTTGTTGCCGCAGAGATTTTCTTTAATGGCTGAGATAATAGGGATTCCACCACCTACGGCCGCTTCATAAAGAACCTCCACACCGTACTTTTCCGCAGCCTGCAGGATTTCCTGGCCATGAACGGCGAGCAATGCTTTATTTGCCGTAACAACATGTTTGCCGTTTTGAATGGCTTTTAGAACTAGAGAACGAGCGGGTTCATATCCACCAATCAGTTCAACAACGACATGGATATCCGGGTGGCTGACAACGTCATTCGCATCGGCAGTCAACATATGACCTGGAACACTCACACCACGATCGCGAACAATATCCAAGTCGGCTATTTTCACGAGGTTCACCTTGCAGCCGAGACGCTGTTCGATGATCTTGGCGTTTTTCTGGACAAGTCGAACTACACCTGTTCCAATGGTTCCAAAACCTAAAAGACCGATATTGATACTTTGCATATTAAAACTCCACCACTCGAAGATATGCTTTTTTGACCTAACGACAAATTGTAATTTAGATTTTTACTCACCTTGAAAGGTCAGAAGACATTCCATGGTCCCAAGGGAAGCGCTAGCAAGATAGGCTTCAATAGTACCCTGAAGAGCGGTACGGCTTACCTTGGTCGGAGGTGTAATAGCTAGCGCGACACGCCGAAATCCGGCTCTTTTAAGAATGTCCAGAACCTGTCGGACAAGGTCTTCCATTTTTTTCGTATCCAGGGTTTGAAACCTGCCGGCACCAAAAAACATCACCCAGTCCGCGTTGACACGATGATCGCCCATGACCACAAGTCGCTGGCCCGCTTCCCCACGCATGAATCCTTCAAGCAGATTTTGTGTCAGGAGACCGCAAAGACGCCAATCCAGCAGAGCGGCAGCTCCTCGGATGGGTTGCTGGTCCTCAAAGATGAAGGCAACAATGACCTCCCCGTCAAGTTTGTCGGCAGGAAGGTCAAGAACCCGCACGCGCGTCATGAAACAACATGCCTGTTTTCACGGGATATTTTATCTAGAATGCCATTGATAAAGGAGGGTGTTTCGACGGTACCATATCGCTTTCCAATTTCAATAGCTTCGTTGATCACCACATTGGAGGGGATATCCGGGCGGTAGAGCAATTCGTAGACTGCCAGTCGAAGTAGAGACAGGTCTACTCTCGACATCCTGTCAAGTGACCAGTTAGTCGAATGACTGGATATAACCTTGTCTATCTGTTCAAGGTGTTTGTCGACCCCATAAATTAGCTCTTCGGTAAAATGACGCTGCTCCGAGGGGACGGAGTCCGGGGGTCCCTCAACCGGGTCGCCGAGAATGTCATCCTGAAAATGGAAATTACGCCAGAAATCCTCTAACACCGCATCGATGGAGGTATTTTGGTCAAACAAGCTGTAGATGATTTTAAGAGCGAGTTCCCGCCCTTTCCTACGTGTCCCCATGTTCTCACAGAGCCTTAAAGAGATTGGCCATTTCAATGGCGCTAACAGCGGCGTCAAAGCCCTTGTTGCCGGCTTTGGTCCCCGCCCTCTCAATGGCCTGTTCGATCGTATCCGTTGTCAAAACACCAAACGCAACAGGAATCCCTGACTCAAGACTGACTGAGGCCACGCCCTTGGAAACTTCAGCACTGACATACTCGAAATGGGGAGTGGCACCCCTGATAACACATCCGAGACAAATAATGGCATCATATCGGTTAGTCTGTGCCACCTTCTTGGCTGCAATAGGTATTTCAAATGCCCCGGGCACCCGAATGGTATGAACATCTTCGCCAACTGCCCCATGACGAACAAGAGCGTCCACCGCACCCTCAACCAGACGGTCACAGATAAAACTGTTGAAGCGGCTCACAATCAGAGCCACCTTAAGACCCTTGGCATCCAACTTTCCTTCATAAATCTGGCTCATCACGATCTCCTATGCCGATACCATTAACAGGCAAAGCAAGCCTCAAAGATTTTCAAGAAGATGTCCCATCTTCTCCCGTTTCGTTTCCAGATAGCGGCGATTGGTGCCTGTCGGCGCAACTTCCAGAGGAACCCGGCCAACAATCTCAAGCCCGTACCCTTCCAGGCCAACAATTTTTTTAGGGTTATTCGTCATCAACCTGAGCTTCCGGACACCCAATTCGGAAAGAATCTGAGCGCCAATGCCATAATCCCGCAGGTCAGCCTTGAAACCAAGCGCTTCGTTGGCTTCAACGGTATCGTGC
Protein-coding regions in this window:
- a CDS encoding YqaA family protein translates to MHLVRRLYDWVLHWASTPYGVPALFLLAFSESSFFPIPPDVLLLALCISVPARSFRFALICSLGSVLGGIVGYLIGMTLWDVASGYFYAYVPGFTAEVFHQVQNIFSTYDFWAIFAAGFTPIPYKVFTIGAGVFEINLPVFIFASAVGRSLRFFLVAWLIFRFGPVVRGFVEKYFNLLTIVFVVLLIGGFIVVQRLF
- a CDS encoding protein-L-isoaspartate(D-aspartate) O-methyltransferase, whose product is MDFSIARRRMVEQLVKGKGVSDPLVLDAMLAVPRHLFVEEAFQSQAYSDFSLPIGEKQTISQPYIVGRMTECLLLRGGERVLEIGTGSGYQAAVLSRIASRVYSVERHPSLARKARKVLDSTGCNNVHIKVTDGTFGWEEQAPFDAIIVTAASPSVPEKYLDQLTSNGRLVIPVGEKDSQILKRIIRNGNQFCEENILDCRFVPLVGRYGWSERDI
- the surE gene encoding 5'/3'-nucleotidase SurE, which codes for MLILITNDDGVHSPGLSALVDALGNLGRVVVVAPDRERSAAGHSLTLHSPLRADEIRTDVIAVDGTPTDCVNLGIHGLLSERPSLVVSGINKGSNMGDDITYSGTVSAAMEATMMGVPAMAVSLSSDSFLYDDFYFAGQAAFELAHKILDYGLPPDTFLNVNVPKGLPLGAQMTRQGKRRYGDVVVENLDPRGRKYYWIGGGELGFENIEGTDFHAVNEGYVSITPLHLDLTNYTSFAGLSRWNLDVFTRLA
- a CDS encoding MerR family transcriptional regulator; its protein translation is MKIHPEKIYFKIGEVANMTGVKPHVLRYWESEFSCFRPAKTRKNQRIYQQKDIALILKLKELLYQQGYTIAGAKARLHEEGGFSFSEQSDDAGSFDARSFLKELRGDLSKLRDSMIINP
- the pheT gene encoding phenylalanine--tRNA ligase subunit beta, with product MIVTSSWIKEFVDFNMSADDLSHRLTLAGLEVDSLEKIGEGLDSVIVAKLVSVEPHPQADRLTVCQVDTGSECVQVVCGATNHKAGDHVALAQVGSILPGDFQIKKSKIRGIESQGMLCSECELGIAGESAGILILPKTLPLGVPVFDALKLKDARFEIGLTPNRSDCLSVLGVSREVGAMVGKPVLAKVVDIPDSDEAISDLTSVTIEEPELCPRYAARLIQGVKIDSSPDWMVRRLESLGMRSINNVVDITNYVMMELGHPLHAFDFSLLRGKKIIIKRAGEGEKFNTLDGQERELNSSDLVICDAEGPVALAGIMGGENSEIQAETADILLESAYFSPQAIRRTSKRLGIHSESSHRFERGADINMVPLALNRAAALIQELAGGKIATGMLDIYPNRLPERKVTVSVHRTNEVLGLSLRLDDIERLLRSIGLAVERVNAQGTNMLNVAIPSFRHDLEREIDLIEEVARLNGYDKIPVTMPVGRSVCHAPPASIHMSGHAKDFLVGAGFCEIINYSFVSPSAWDAIGLPGEDPRRQNVKILNPLTEEQSVMRTTLVPSILQTVARNLAYRSRDLRLFELRPVFMVNSADELPRENLRLCAILCGRREPEGWAQSNNPVDFYDLKGVAEGLLNCFQVNGVSWEVDKVVEPYLHPGKSCALFYQGKQLGVLGEVHPQVLEKFEIDTPVYLLDMDVSLLQSASRGAVKFQPLSRFPEVYRDSAFLVDESTSAQEVLVVANKAKSPEVVGIVLFDVYRGKGVPEGKKSIAIRVRYRSMDKTLTDEEIASLHGKIIKALEKRLGAEIR
- the pheS gene encoding phenylalanine--tRNA ligase subunit alpha produces the protein MKQNFDDMLERAREAVEVAQSEVSLQDARVRFLGKKGELTAIMKEMGRLSAEERPVIGALANHVKMTLEDLFTTRLVAIKELEIARRLEKEQIDVTLPGRGHFRGSKHPISLVTEEISEIFLSLGFGIAEGPEVEKDFYNFEALNIPKDHPARDMQDTFYVSPEVVLRTHTSPVQIRTMLKHEPPVRVIAPGTVYRRDSDITHSPMFHQIEGFLVDRHITFGDLKGILTTFINQYFGQNIGVRFRPSFFPFTEPSAEVDIQCVICGGKGCRVCKNSGWLEILGSGMIDPEVFKSVNYDPAIYSGFAFGMGLERIAMLKYGVNDLRLFFENDLRFLRQF
- the rplT gene encoding 50S ribosomal protein L20, which codes for MPRVKRGFKARRRRNKVLKLAKGYRGARSKLFRSATEAVDRALNYAFRDRKVKKRDFRALWIARINAASRENGISYSRLVHGLKKAEIGLDRKILAQLAISDPGGFTAVVDKAKAHLQ
- the rpmI gene encoding 50S ribosomal protein L35 encodes the protein MPKIKTNRGAAKRFRTTGSGRVRRNKAFTSHILTKKSTKRKRDLRQGTLVHKADEKNIKALIPYL
- the infC gene encoding translation initiation factor IF-3 produces the protein MAKQETNINRAIRAREVRVVDDEGEQLGILSLEEALGAATARGLDLVEVSPNAVPPVCRIMDYGKYKYQASKRAAEAKKKTAKVETKEVKMRPKTEDHDFQFKAKNARRFLDDGNKVKVTVMFRGREVTHPEFGRALMDRIAEEVKDIAVIEMSPRMAGRFMTMVLSPHKKQ